A genomic region of Armatimonadota bacterium contains the following coding sequences:
- the cpaB gene encoding Flp pilus assembly protein CpaB — protein MKPVPRRTDGLGPLLDKVLVPAGMALSGLVLALSAAGVWMLASPAHEPPTEAQVLVAASGISPGEAILPQAVRQERLPRDRVPPNAVSGFEEVAGMAARRPIAPGEILTTDALQRPGGVVDVAGSVEEGMQAVTVVVPATDAVMGRLLPGDRVDVLGTFTRPSPVTRVLVRGARVIRVDRSTGQEPSVPGTVAVTLEVPASSVPRVVLAQHSGKVTLVARSSREPQVETKEGGPMAGLPDILRGSQAPHATPKPSAILNRTTPTSLPPPPPLPQAVKHLPLTPPSSSGSRPRPPRAKESDPTLRGGEPQFIEGSGLREGGFVAQSPSRGGR, from the coding sequence GTGAAGCCGGTGCCCAGGCGGACCGACGGACTCGGCCCCCTGCTGGACAAGGTGCTGGTGCCCGCAGGGATGGCCCTCTCGGGCCTCGTGTTGGCCCTCTCGGCAGCCGGGGTGTGGATGCTGGCCTCGCCGGCCCACGAACCGCCCACAGAGGCTCAGGTGCTCGTGGCAGCATCCGGGATCTCCCCGGGTGAAGCAATCCTTCCTCAAGCCGTGCGGCAGGAGCGGTTGCCGCGCGACCGGGTGCCTCCGAACGCGGTCTCGGGGTTCGAGGAGGTCGCGGGCATGGCAGCGAGGCGCCCCATCGCGCCCGGAGAGATCCTCACCACGGACGCCCTCCAGCGACCCGGAGGAGTGGTGGACGTGGCAGGCTCCGTGGAGGAGGGGATGCAGGCAGTCACCGTGGTGGTGCCCGCCACGGACGCGGTCATGGGCCGGCTTCTCCCGGGGGATCGGGTGGACGTGCTCGGCACCTTCACGCGGCCCTCCCCGGTCACCCGGGTTCTTGTCCGGGGAGCCAGGGTGATCCGGGTGGACCGGTCCACAGGACAGGAACCGAGTGTGCCGGGCACCGTGGCGGTGACCCTGGAGGTGCCGGCTTCCTCGGTCCCCCGGGTCGTGCTGGCCCAGCACTCCGGGAAGGTCACCCTGGTGGCCCGATCCTCACGGGAGCCGCAGGTGGAGACGAAGGAAGGAGGACCCATGGCGGGCCTTCCGGACATCCTCCGGGGGTCGCAGGCTCCTCATGCCACCCCAAAGCCGTCTGCAATCCTGAACCGTACCACCCCCACGTCCCTTCCGCCTCCTCCTCCCCTCCCGCAGGCCGTGAAGCACCTGCCCCTCACGCCCCCTTCCTCGTCCGGAAGTAGACCGCGCCCACCGCGCGCTAAAGAGTCCGACCCGACTCTCCGAGGGGGTGAGCCTCAGTTCATCGAGGGGAGCGGGCTCAGGGAGGGGGGCTTTGTGGCTCAGAGTCCTTCCAGAGGGGGCCGGTGA
- a CDS encoding Ig-like domain-containing protein, producing the protein MHRTGRLSLALLAVLLTSGCGLLPLLAATNPPPAPTPTPTASPITPAPPPFLQVVSTVPRDGETGVSPLTEIVVLFSDIIRRTTACLSISIDPPPLAGPTSCTLTSGGQGVRLSGLRLANSTSYTVTVEPGVEAVDGRVLLQPYTWRFTTRAPSAPVTVVLGPVVAGTVCSNGAVSPVMMAGEDFDAAGQNPCGGANALAAAFVAFRVPPELQVPGANVVSAVYTGQRQTVTGNPWGAGNNLWADGVAWLDDSSPGILAPDDYLASPLASAIAVFGGVQALAPVSFSFDATSLVRAQLSRSHIGIRFRFAVIPTPGGADDLEQFFAPSLQVTYTTP; encoded by the coding sequence GTGCACCGCACCGGAAGGCTTTCCCTGGCCCTGCTTGCGGTTCTCCTGACGTCTGGGTGTGGGCTCCTGCCGCTTCTGGCGGCGACGAATCCGCCCCCCGCACCCACCCCAACCCCCACCGCCTCTCCCATCACCCCGGCTCCCCCACCCTTCCTTCAGGTGGTTTCCACGGTACCTCGGGACGGGGAGACGGGAGTTTCTCCGCTCACGGAGATCGTGGTGCTCTTCAGCGACATCATCCGACGCACCACCGCGTGCCTGTCCATCAGCATCGACCCCCCTCCCCTCGCGGGCCCAACTTCCTGCACCCTCACCTCCGGCGGGCAGGGCGTGCGGCTGAGTGGGCTGCGGCTCGCGAACAGCACCTCCTACACGGTGACCGTGGAGCCGGGGGTGGAAGCCGTAGACGGCCGGGTCCTGCTGCAGCCGTACACGTGGCGGTTCACCACCCGGGCTCCCTCTGCCCCTGTCACCGTGGTGCTTGGGCCCGTGGTGGCGGGAACAGTGTGCAGCAACGGAGCGGTCTCCCCTGTGATGATGGCGGGAGAGGATTTTGACGCTGCGGGGCAGAACCCGTGCGGGGGGGCGAACGCCCTTGCCGCGGCCTTTGTTGCCTTCCGGGTCCCTCCGGAGCTCCAGGTTCCCGGGGCGAACGTGGTGAGCGCGGTCTATACCGGCCAGCGGCAGACGGTCACTGGCAATCCATGGGGTGCCGGAAACAACCTCTGGGCCGATGGGGTGGCCTGGCTCGATGATTCCTCCCCCGGGATCCTGGCTCCGGACGACTACCTCGCTTCTCCCCTTGCCTCCGCGATCGCGGTCTTCGGGGGAGTGCAGGCGCTTGCACCGGTTTCCTTCTCCTTCGACGCCACGAGCCTCGTGCGGGCTCAGCTCTCCCGGAGCCACATCGGGATTCGTTTCCGTTTCGCGGTGATCCCGACCCCCGGCGGTGCTGACGACCTTGAGCAGTTCTTCGCCCCCTCCCTGCAGGTGACGTACACCACCCCGTGA
- the rpoN gene encoding RNA polymerase factor sigma-54, with product MVSLELAPVAVVQPEARALQVVLAANAILPLSLQELVSRVEQELSENPVLERVPWICPQCGMEAEGISCGRCGYSLLGGSARFGWERRDPGAREERPSPLEFARAPTNLLDHLEAQLRVSVRDPKIQRVALHLLGYLDPRGYLDGELRYVAAELGIPEALAEQALRAVQALEPAGVGARDLRECLLLQLERLPDHPLRGLAEALVAHHLEDLARGRHEAVAARLGVRPETVHEILRYLRTHTVPAPAEAFHAEHEGREVRPEELAVPDVVITRTEEGYRVELVASGALTLRINPLVRRALLAANLTPEERDRLRAHLRRGRLFIEAVRRRNTMLYRCAEFLARYQRAFLDHGPRYLRPLTLTQVARELGVCESTVSRAVTGKFVQMPDGRVVSFEVFFDASLPVRERIRELVAAEPLDRPLTDEDLVARLRAEGYCLARRTVTKYRELAGIPSARVRRRMRSA from the coding sequence ATGGTCAGCCTGGAGCTCGCACCCGTAGCGGTGGTTCAGCCTGAGGCCCGAGCCCTGCAAGTGGTGCTCGCGGCGAACGCCATCCTGCCCCTCTCCCTTCAGGAGCTGGTGAGTCGGGTGGAGCAGGAGCTCTCGGAGAACCCGGTGCTGGAGCGGGTGCCGTGGATCTGCCCCCAGTGTGGCATGGAAGCGGAGGGCATCTCGTGCGGCCGGTGCGGCTACAGCCTCCTGGGCGGCTCGGCCCGGTTCGGGTGGGAGCGGAGGGATCCGGGCGCCCGGGAGGAACGTCCATCCCCCCTGGAGTTTGCCCGGGCGCCCACGAACCTCCTGGACCACCTGGAGGCACAGCTGCGGGTGAGCGTGCGGGACCCGAAGATCCAACGGGTGGCCCTGCACCTGCTGGGCTACCTGGATCCCCGGGGCTACCTCGACGGGGAGCTCCGGTACGTGGCCGCGGAGCTCGGGATCCCCGAGGCGCTCGCGGAGCAGGCCCTGCGGGCCGTGCAGGCCCTGGAGCCCGCGGGCGTCGGGGCCCGGGACCTGCGGGAGTGCCTGCTGCTGCAACTGGAGCGGCTTCCGGACCACCCGCTCCGCGGGCTGGCCGAGGCCCTGGTGGCTCACCACCTGGAGGATCTGGCCCGGGGGCGGCACGAGGCGGTGGCCGCGCGATTGGGGGTGCGGCCGGAGACCGTGCACGAGATCCTTCGCTACCTGCGGACCCACACGGTTCCCGCGCCCGCGGAGGCCTTCCACGCGGAGCATGAGGGGCGCGAGGTACGGCCTGAGGAACTGGCGGTTCCGGACGTGGTGATCACCCGCACGGAGGAGGGCTACCGGGTGGAACTCGTGGCCAGCGGTGCCCTCACCCTCCGCATTAACCCCCTCGTGCGGCGGGCGCTCCTGGCCGCGAACCTCACGCCTGAAGAGCGGGATCGGCTGCGGGCTCACCTGCGCCGGGGCCGGCTCTTTATCGAGGCGGTGCGCCGGCGCAACACCATGCTCTACCGGTGTGCGGAGTTCCTCGCCCGCTACCAGCGGGCATTCCTCGACCACGGCCCCCGGTACCTCCGCCCCCTCACCCTCACGCAGGTGGCTCGGGAACTGGGAGTTTGTGAATCCACGGTGAGCCGGGCGGTTACGGGCAAGTTCGTGCAGATGCCCGATGGTCGCGTGGTCTCCTTCGAGGTGTTCTTCGACGCAAGCCTCCCCGTGCGGGAGCGGATCCGGGAACTGGTGGCCGCAGAGCCCCTGGACCGGCCCCTCACGGACGAGGATCTGGTGGCGCGGCTGCGGGCGGAAGGGTATTGCCTGGCGCGGCGGACGGTGACCAAGTACCGGGAACTGGCGGGGATCCCCTCCGCACGGGTGCGGCGTCGGATGCGGTCCGCTTGA
- a CDS encoding response regulator — translation MSARVLVVDDAAFMRAMLREVLTNSGFQVVGEASNGLEAIERYEETKPDVVTMDITMPEMDGVRAVREILRRDPAARIVMVSAMGQQALVVEAIQAGARDFVVKPFDQARLVEAIRRALR, via the coding sequence ATGTCGGCTAGGGTCCTGGTAGTGGACGACGCGGCCTTCATGCGGGCCATGCTCCGCGAGGTCCTCACCAACAGTGGTTTCCAGGTGGTGGGGGAGGCCAGCAACGGCTTGGAAGCCATCGAGCGGTACGAGGAGACCAAACCCGACGTGGTCACCATGGACATCACCATGCCGGAGATGGATGGAGTGCGGGCGGTGCGGGAGATCCTGCGCCGGGATCCCGCGGCCCGCATCGTCATGGTGAGCGCCATGGGACAGCAGGCCCTGGTGGTGGAGGCCATCCAGGCGGGTGCCCGGGACTTCGTAGTAAAGCCCTTCGATCAGGCACGCCTGGTGGAGGCCATCCGGAGGGCCCTTCGGTAG
- a CDS encoding chemotaxis protein CheA, with amino-acid sequence MHLAKLLPTFLAEAEEHLQILEEGVLQLEREGADAGLVQSLFRSAHTLKGSAAALGFRRMAELTHRMEEVLDALRGGRRSAEGLADLLLACVDALRSLRQEVAETGEERTEVGELVRQLEAWQEGASAETLHPVEVRIRLREDCPMRAARALALLQILRREGEVEQVVPSEEEIRGGALDLELSCRARVREPEVLLELLSGADVESVRVLPASEAPRDERWLDLGPQARGKLLQDPEVSRRAALRTVRVDVERLDRIMNLVGELVVDRIRFQQIAHRLRAGERAHGLLEEILDATAHLGRVATDLQAQVLKTRMLPMEHLFSRFPRYVRDLARRSGKEVEVVLEGQDVELDRSILEQIGGPLMHLVRNAVDHGIESPEERERLGKPRTGRLRLAAYQEDGIVVVVEDDGRGIDTDRVRRRAVELRILSPEAAARLTEREAVELIFHPGLSTAAVVTDVSGRGVGMDAVRAGVQAVGGSLEVETERSRGTRFLLRLPLTLAIVRAVTVTCGGERYVVPISSVHEIVEIPASRVHRVGACRTTVLRGSVLPLVSVHEILDLPVPPDPDRLLCVVVSFGRRRVGLWVDGVVGEGEVVVKPLGNYLGEVPGVLGATILGDGRVALILDPARLVRLAVREEELAHVG; translated from the coding sequence GTGCACCTCGCTAAGCTCCTCCCCACCTTCCTCGCGGAGGCAGAGGAGCACCTGCAGATCCTGGAGGAGGGGGTGCTGCAGCTGGAGCGCGAGGGCGCGGATGCAGGGCTCGTGCAGAGCCTCTTTCGCAGCGCCCACACCCTCAAGGGAAGTGCGGCGGCGCTCGGGTTCCGACGCATGGCGGAACTCACGCACCGCATGGAGGAGGTGCTGGACGCGCTGCGAGGGGGACGCCGGAGCGCGGAGGGCTTGGCGGACCTCCTGCTCGCGTGCGTGGATGCGCTCCGATCCCTGCGGCAGGAGGTGGCGGAGACAGGCGAGGAGCGCACGGAGGTGGGGGAGCTGGTGCGGCAGTTGGAGGCCTGGCAGGAGGGAGCCTCCGCGGAGACGCTCCACCCCGTGGAGGTGCGGATCCGGCTGCGGGAGGACTGCCCCATGCGGGCAGCCCGGGCACTCGCCCTGCTGCAGATACTTCGCCGGGAAGGCGAGGTCGAACAGGTGGTGCCCTCCGAGGAGGAGATCCGTGGGGGGGCCTTGGATCTGGAGCTGAGCTGCCGGGCCCGGGTGCGGGAGCCAGAGGTCCTCCTGGAGCTCCTCTCGGGCGCAGACGTGGAATCCGTACGGGTCCTGCCCGCTTCGGAGGCCCCGCGGGACGAACGGTGGCTGGATCTGGGCCCGCAGGCTCGGGGCAAGCTCCTGCAGGATCCGGAGGTGAGCCGGCGGGCCGCCCTGCGCACCGTGCGGGTGGATGTGGAGCGGTTGGACCGGATCATGAACCTGGTGGGGGAACTGGTGGTGGATCGCATCCGGTTCCAGCAGATCGCCCACCGACTGCGCGCGGGCGAGAGGGCCCACGGCCTCCTAGAGGAGATCCTGGACGCCACGGCTCACCTGGGCCGCGTGGCCACGGACCTGCAGGCCCAGGTGCTCAAGACCCGCATGCTGCCCATGGAGCACCTCTTCAGCCGCTTCCCCCGGTACGTGCGGGACCTGGCACGACGGTCCGGCAAGGAGGTGGAGGTGGTGCTGGAGGGGCAGGACGTAGAGCTGGACCGGTCCATCCTGGAGCAGATCGGCGGCCCGCTCATGCACCTCGTGCGCAACGCGGTGGACCACGGCATCGAGTCCCCGGAGGAGCGGGAGCGGCTCGGAAAGCCGCGGACGGGCCGGCTGCGCCTGGCGGCCTACCAGGAGGACGGGATCGTGGTGGTGGTGGAGGACGATGGTCGGGGGATCGACACGGATCGGGTGCGCCGCCGGGCCGTGGAGCTGCGCATCCTCAGCCCAGAGGCCGCCGCGCGCCTGACGGAGCGGGAGGCGGTGGAACTCATCTTCCACCCGGGGCTCAGCACCGCCGCGGTGGTCACGGACGTCTCCGGCCGGGGCGTGGGCATGGATGCGGTGCGGGCTGGCGTGCAGGCGGTGGGCGGAAGCCTGGAGGTGGAGACGGAGCGGAGCCGGGGCACCCGATTCCTCCTGCGGCTTCCCCTCACCCTGGCCATCGTGCGGGCTGTGACGGTGACCTGCGGGGGGGAGCGCTATGTGGTCCCCATCTCGTCGGTGCACGAGATCGTGGAGATCCCGGCCTCCCGGGTACACCGGGTGGGTGCGTGCCGCACCACGGTGCTGCGGGGTTCGGTGCTCCCCCTGGTGTCCGTGCACGAGATCCTGGATCTTCCCGTACCTCCGGACCCAGACCGGCTCCTGTGCGTGGTGGTGAGCTTCGGCCGGCGGCGGGTGGGGCTGTGGGTGGACGGGGTGGTGGGCGAGGGGGAGGTCGTGGTGAAACCCTTGGGGAACTACCTCGGCGAGGTGCCCGGGGTGCTGGGGGCCACCATCCTAGGGGACGGGCGGGTGGCCCTCATCCTGGACCCCGCGCGGTTGGTGCGCCTCGCGGTACGAGAGGAGGAACTGGCGCATGTCGGCTAG
- a CDS encoding chemotaxis protein CheW, with protein sequence MDRKATGELEQHLVVVRLDRERYGFAIEHVHEIIRMQEVTRIPRAPEFVEGVINLRGQVIPVLDLRRRFGLPAGERDGATRIVVVEMNGSRVGVVVDAVLEVLRIPARSVVPPEELLATGQVAFLRGVAKHGEGLILLLDLHRVLEIAEQQALRDLEPALTHPEGDGAPR encoded by the coding sequence GTGGACCGGAAAGCCACGGGTGAGCTGGAGCAGCACCTGGTGGTGGTGCGGCTCGACCGGGAGCGGTACGGCTTCGCCATCGAGCACGTGCACGAGATCATCCGGATGCAGGAGGTGACCCGCATCCCCCGGGCACCCGAGTTCGTAGAGGGGGTCATCAACCTCCGGGGGCAGGTGATCCCCGTGCTGGACCTGCGGCGGCGGTTCGGGCTCCCCGCGGGGGAGCGGGACGGCGCGACCCGCATCGTGGTGGTGGAGATGAACGGAAGCCGGGTGGGCGTGGTGGTGGACGCGGTGCTGGAGGTGTTGCGGATTCCCGCTCGCAGCGTGGTGCCCCCGGAGGAGCTGCTGGCCACAGGCCAGGTGGCGTTCCTTCGGGGCGTCGCCAAGCACGGGGAGGGGCTCATCCTCCTGCTGGACCTGCACCGGGTACTGGAGATCGCTGAGCAGCAGGCCCTGCGGGACCTCGAGCCCGCCCTTACGCACCCGGAGGGGGACGGTGCACCTCGCTAA
- a CDS encoding HD-GYP domain-containing protein — MVATVQQAGGSLAEHLWTLLPDRLTHARLPAEDSGEVLTATLATAGRTLGALTVFRTRSREPFGPVHRELLNLLGVLGALPLLQVDLVRRVQQANQSLVNALAYACELHEATLRGHSERLACYAVAVGRRLGFSELSLQELRVAGMLHDVGKIGIRDAILLKPGPLTPEEYEVVKRHTVMGAEILSAAGFGEDVVRWVLHHHERWDGRGYPMGLAGKEIPVGARILAVVDAFEVMTAGRIYRPPVPVEAAMEELRAQRERQFDPEVVDVFVEALQSGEVRVELESGR; from the coding sequence GTGGTGGCCACGGTGCAGCAGGCGGGCGGCTCGCTGGCGGAACACCTGTGGACGCTCCTGCCCGACCGCCTGACCCATGCGCGCCTACCCGCAGAGGACTCGGGGGAGGTGCTTACCGCGACGCTGGCCACCGCGGGCCGTACCCTGGGAGCCCTCACCGTCTTCCGAACCCGGTCCCGCGAACCCTTCGGCCCCGTGCACCGGGAGCTGTTGAACCTGCTGGGTGTGCTGGGGGCTCTTCCGCTCCTCCAGGTGGATCTCGTGCGCCGGGTCCAGCAGGCGAACCAGAGCCTCGTGAACGCCCTGGCCTATGCCTGTGAGCTCCATGAGGCCACCCTGCGGGGGCACAGTGAACGGCTCGCGTGCTACGCGGTGGCCGTGGGCCGGCGGTTGGGGTTTTCGGAGCTCAGCCTGCAGGAGTTGCGGGTGGCGGGGATGCTGCACGATGTGGGCAAGATCGGCATCCGCGACGCCATCCTGCTCAAGCCCGGACCCCTCACCCCGGAGGAGTACGAGGTCGTCAAGCGGCACACGGTGATGGGCGCGGAGATCCTCTCCGCGGCGGGATTCGGGGAGGACGTGGTGCGCTGGGTCCTGCACCACCACGAACGGTGGGACGGCCGCGGATACCCCATGGGGCTTGCGGGAAAGGAGATCCCGGTGGGGGCCCGCATCCTGGCCGTGGTGGACGCCTTCGAGGTGATGACCGCGGGCCGCATCTACCGCCCCCCGGTTCCCGTGGAGGCCGCGATGGAGGAGCTGCGGGCCCAGCGGGAACGGCAGTTCGATCCGGAGGTGGTGGATGTCTTCGTGGAGGCCCTCCAAAGCGGCGAGGTCCGCGTGGAGCTGGAGTCAGGGAGGTGA
- a CDS encoding sigma-54 dependent transcriptional regulator codes for MPAAAITSTAESFASPLRGLTVLLVDGQGLLEAVGVRLEQEGADVLMSRGKDPGSAHVVVTVDPRAVPELVAAFPGCPVLVVRPEGTVEEAVVAVRNGALDFLAGPGWEERLFVRVLELAQERRLREERARLQADLARAYRFDGVVGTSPAMLEVLRVASIVAPTDATVLLVGESGTGKELVARSIHLQSRRASGPLVVMHCGAIPETLLETEIFGHEKGAYTHALTSRPGKFEQAHGGTIFLDEVGEMSPRMQVKLLRVLQERVVERVGGTRPIKVDCRVVAATNRDLVRMVQEGTFREDLYYRLNVVTLRLPPLRERVEDVPLLAEFFVQKYRKQMGKPVRGLREAALRKLLEYSWPGNVRELEAVIHRAVILTQDEWIGAADIRLDGAS; via the coding sequence ATGCCGGCTGCCGCCATCACGAGCACCGCGGAATCCTTCGCGAGCCCCTTGCGGGGCCTCACCGTCCTCCTGGTGGACGGGCAGGGCCTGTTGGAGGCCGTGGGGGTGCGGTTGGAGCAGGAGGGGGCGGATGTTCTGATGAGCCGGGGGAAGGATCCGGGCTCGGCCCACGTGGTGGTCACCGTGGATCCGAGGGCGGTGCCGGAACTGGTGGCCGCCTTCCCGGGTTGCCCGGTGCTCGTGGTGCGTCCCGAAGGCACCGTGGAGGAGGCGGTGGTCGCGGTGCGCAACGGCGCCCTGGACTTCCTTGCCGGGCCCGGGTGGGAGGAGCGGCTCTTCGTCCGGGTACTGGAGCTGGCCCAGGAGCGGCGGCTGCGGGAGGAACGGGCCCGCCTGCAGGCGGATCTAGCTCGGGCGTACCGGTTCGACGGGGTGGTGGGGACGAGCCCTGCCATGCTGGAGGTCCTGCGGGTGGCCTCCATCGTGGCTCCCACGGACGCCACGGTGCTGCTGGTGGGTGAGAGCGGCACAGGCAAGGAGCTGGTGGCCCGGTCCATCCACCTGCAGAGCCGCAGAGCCAGCGGGCCGCTGGTGGTGATGCACTGCGGCGCCATCCCCGAAACCCTGCTGGAGACGGAGATCTTCGGCCACGAGAAAGGTGCCTACACCCATGCGCTCACCTCCCGACCGGGGAAGTTCGAGCAGGCCCATGGGGGCACCATTTTCCTGGACGAGGTGGGTGAGATGTCACCCCGGATGCAGGTGAAGCTGCTGCGGGTGCTGCAGGAACGGGTGGTGGAACGGGTGGGCGGCACCCGACCCATCAAGGTGGATTGCCGGGTGGTGGCGGCCACCAACCGGGACCTTGTGCGGATGGTGCAGGAGGGGACCTTCCGGGAGGACCTGTACTACCGGCTCAACGTGGTGACCCTGCGGCTTCCGCCCCTCCGGGAGCGGGTGGAGGACGTGCCCCTGCTCGCGGAGTTCTTCGTGCAGAAGTACCGGAAACAGATGGGCAAGCCCGTGCGGGGCCTGCGGGAAGCGGCCCTGCGCAAGCTCCTGGAGTACTCGTGGCCCGGGAACGTGCGGGAACTGGAGGCGGTGATCCACCGGGCCGTCATCCTGACCCAGGACGAGTGGATCGGCGCCGCGGACATCCGGCTGGACGGGGCTTCCTGA
- a CDS encoding methyl-accepting chemotaxis protein: protein MEHGWKHRLRVSNWSMRTKLLALAVVPTLLGLAVGLVGLRSVGTVHRDLETLGNRRAAALALVLQADRDLYRALSAFYLLLATPTWQASYRELAQAVDENLNRAVARATQAKQLVPEQGIVVLLDGFADGVHRWRQEITAVWKLYERGELPTYTALQRARTTVLSTLEPTRQYIGQVQDAFESATRAQLSAAGARAAGMRRALWTVLLLGFVVGGGLAVFSARGIGSQVAAVRSALMALADGDLRVRIPVRGEDELGRVAHCFNQTAEQLLTLVHRIAATAGEVASAAQQVAAGSEQVSRSAEEISRVVQQVAGGAEQQVRSVTETTETVRQISQSLEEVAQNTGRTASLAQQAREAAVEGALRVERVVQAMGEIRRAAEEMGRVIGALGERGRNIGRIVKLITEIASQTNLLALNAAIEAARAGEQGRGFAVVAEEVRKLAQESAQAAEQIAGILEEIQGETERAVRTMEQGAREVASGVKLVDEAGEAFQRIRASVHDVTARVEGISAATQQLAASAQQIEGIVAQLLQLAQQNSASAEEGSAATEQIASSTREVSQSAQRLAQAAGELERLVARFTV, encoded by the coding sequence TGGGGCTTGCGGTGGGTCTAGTAGGGCTGCGGAGCGTGGGCACGGTGCACCGGGACCTGGAGACCCTGGGGAACCGGAGGGCCGCGGCCCTGGCCTTGGTGCTCCAGGCGGACCGGGACCTGTACCGGGCCCTTTCGGCTTTCTACCTCCTGCTGGCCACGCCGACCTGGCAGGCCAGCTATCGGGAGCTGGCCCAGGCGGTGGATGAGAACCTGAACCGCGCGGTGGCGCGGGCAACCCAGGCCAAGCAGCTCGTACCCGAACAGGGGATCGTCGTGCTGCTGGACGGATTTGCGGACGGGGTGCACCGGTGGCGGCAGGAGATCACCGCGGTGTGGAAGCTGTACGAGCGGGGAGAGCTTCCTACATACACCGCCCTCCAGCGGGCGCGGACCACGGTGCTCAGCACCTTGGAGCCGACCCGACAGTACATCGGCCAGGTGCAGGATGCCTTTGAAAGTGCCACCCGGGCCCAATTGAGCGCCGCCGGGGCCCGCGCCGCGGGGATGCGCAGGGCCCTGTGGACTGTGCTGCTGCTCGGGTTCGTGGTGGGCGGGGGACTGGCGGTGTTCTCCGCGCGGGGGATAGGGAGCCAGGTGGCCGCGGTTCGCTCCGCCCTCATGGCCCTGGCGGACGGAGACCTTCGGGTGCGGATCCCCGTGCGGGGGGAGGACGAGCTCGGTCGGGTGGCTCACTGCTTCAACCAGACCGCGGAGCAGCTACTCACCCTCGTCCACCGGATCGCCGCCACCGCGGGGGAGGTGGCGAGCGCTGCTCAGCAGGTGGCCGCAGGCAGCGAGCAGGTGAGCCGGAGCGCGGAGGAGATCAGCCGGGTGGTACAGCAGGTGGCGGGTGGGGCGGAGCAGCAGGTCCGGAGCGTGACGGAGACCACGGAGACCGTGCGACAGATCAGCCAGAGCTTGGAGGAGGTGGCCCAGAACACGGGACGTACGGCCTCCCTGGCCCAGCAGGCCCGGGAGGCCGCGGTGGAGGGAGCCCTGCGGGTGGAACGGGTCGTGCAGGCCATGGGCGAGATCCGACGGGCCGCGGAGGAGATGGGTCGGGTGATCGGGGCGCTGGGGGAGCGAGGGCGGAACATCGGGCGGATCGTGAAGTTGATCACGGAGATTGCGTCGCAGACGAATCTTTTGGCGCTGAACGCGGCCATTGAGGCGGCGCGGGCTGGGGAGCAGGGGCGGGGGTTTGCGGTGGTGGCGGAGGAGGTGCGGAAGTTGGCGCAGGAGAGCGCGCAGGCAGCAGAGCAGATCGCGGGGATCCTGGAGGAGATCCAGGGGGAGACGGAGCGGGCTGTGCGAACCATGGAGCAGGGCGCGCGGGAGGTGGCGAGTGGGGTGAAACTCGTGGACGAGGCCGGGGAGGCCTTCCAGCGGATCCGCGCCAGCGTCCACGATGTCACCGCCCGGGTGGAGGGGATCTCCGCGGCCACCCAGCAGCTGGCGGCGAGCGCCCAGCAGATTGAGGGGATCGTGGCGCAGCTGCTGCAACTGGCGCAGCAGAACAGCGCCTCCGCGGAGGAGGGGAGTGCCGCCACGGAGCAGATCGCCAGCAGCACCCGGGAGGTCTCCCAAAGCGCTCAACGCCTGGCGCAGGCGGCCGGGGAGCTGGAGCGGCTCGTGGCCCGGTTCACCGTGTAG